From Parasphaerochaeta coccoides DSM 17374, a single genomic window includes:
- a CDS encoding CRISPR-associated helicase/endonuclease Cas3 yields MMLDRPKHSKQDSRIEKSLPLEDCYAKTTQKSTGEIVPGINVETHCQIVGAVAQLLAKLSSCIPHDQYSIRSYALLAACHDIGKVNPLFQEKIRRNLSCYKANSAPGLEAARPELERDFGPHAYVSQIALKWYKKDSTRISSILGRHHGLAYKSKHSGTAEIFGGNPWKQEREKLIERLCKHFNSDFPSIADFLYASYISGFVTVADWIGSGEPFSNLLYDEDPSEYDISAALSMAGFVPFDIIPNLEFSNIFSFTPNAIQNVLTDSYAGPGLYIVEAGMGMGKTEAALYIAYKLLEQHQATGCYFALPTQLTSEKIYKRFSDFLNKILDPKNKHTPLLLHGKSWLFETELGEEGRIGYSWFDSRKRGLLAPFAVGTIDQALLSIMNVKHNCVRLYGLAGKVVILDEVHSYDTYTGTLMEKLITSLRSLGCTVILLSATLTTSQQQRFLKQNIDSCVLKNTNAYPLITRLQDSHIHCATISHPSEPESVSISCSHDLSALKLLVREKAAMGENVLWIENTVQEAQETYKDFASWGRENNIPVGLIHSRFLPDERSRYEDVWTHRLGKEGITQRTISGAILIGTQVLEQSLDIDADFLVTRLAPMDMLLQRIGRLWRHNILNKIRPQGAERSVIVIVPEVNALLKSPKIALGKSGNVYAPYVLLRTYEILQKISTIMLPEDIRILIDRTYEERTDNDAMGRLKHEMNQRKDILHRLAMNTTSESSPTQNDDVAETRFGSFPTVQIMLLRALRVLPEEMSLLTLIDGSSVLLPSKKNISHKERKKIVKTLMKKTLITVPKYQAPAPIRMEELSWMSSYLYVSDEPDERIRLGIVTESGTIMSKDKQKASKIFDLSYLEGLGYIAKKNLIGEEGC; encoded by the coding sequence ATGATGCTAGATCGCCCCAAACATTCAAAACAAGATAGTCGTATTGAAAAATCATTGCCTCTAGAAGATTGTTATGCCAAGACAACCCAAAAAAGCACAGGGGAAATAGTTCCAGGCATAAATGTTGAGACACATTGTCAAATTGTCGGTGCAGTAGCTCAATTATTGGCAAAGCTTTCCTCCTGTATTCCTCATGATCAATATTCGATAAGATCATATGCCCTACTTGCCGCTTGTCATGATATCGGCAAAGTGAATCCATTATTCCAAGAAAAAATCAGACGAAACTTATCTTGTTATAAGGCAAATAGTGCCCCAGGGTTAGAAGCTGCACGCCCAGAACTCGAAAGAGACTTTGGACCTCATGCATATGTCAGCCAGATTGCACTTAAATGGTATAAAAAAGATTCAACACGCATTTCTTCCATCCTCGGACGACATCATGGGTTGGCCTATAAATCAAAGCATTCTGGCACAGCCGAAATATTTGGAGGGAATCCATGGAAACAAGAAAGAGAAAAACTAATTGAACGACTTTGCAAGCATTTTAACTCTGATTTTCCTTCTATTGCGGATTTCCTTTACGCATCGTACATTTCTGGATTTGTCACAGTAGCTGACTGGATTGGCTCTGGCGAACCATTCTCAAACCTGCTCTACGATGAGGACCCTTCGGAATATGATATTTCTGCGGCACTGTCTATGGCAGGATTCGTTCCATTTGATATTATTCCGAATTTGGAATTCTCTAACATTTTTTCATTTACCCCGAATGCCATTCAAAACGTTCTGACTGATTCTTACGCAGGTCCTGGCCTGTATATCGTCGAAGCTGGCATGGGAATGGGGAAAACAGAAGCCGCCTTATACATTGCATATAAGTTGTTGGAACAACACCAAGCAACAGGATGTTATTTTGCCCTTCCCACGCAACTGACGTCTGAAAAGATTTATAAAAGGTTTTCTGATTTTCTGAACAAGATATTGGATCCAAAAAACAAACACACACCTTTGCTCCTCCATGGGAAGTCTTGGCTGTTTGAAACAGAACTTGGAGAAGAAGGCCGTATCGGATATTCTTGGTTTGATTCACGCAAGCGAGGACTCCTTGCTCCTTTTGCCGTAGGCACAATCGATCAAGCATTGTTATCCATCATGAATGTTAAGCATAATTGTGTTCGACTTTATGGGCTTGCGGGAAAAGTTGTGATCCTGGATGAAGTCCATAGTTACGATACATATACTGGCACATTGATGGAAAAACTGATTACCTCATTGCGGTCTCTCGGATGCACGGTCATTCTTCTGAGCGCGACGCTGACAACATCCCAACAACAACGCTTCCTTAAGCAGAATATCGACTCTTGTGTTCTGAAAAATACAAACGCATATCCTTTGATCACCCGCCTCCAAGATTCTCACATACACTGCGCAACAATTTCTCATCCCTCTGAACCTGAGTCGGTCTCCATATCATGTTCCCATGATTTGAGCGCTTTGAAACTCCTTGTGAGGGAAAAAGCTGCTATGGGAGAAAATGTCCTATGGATTGAAAACACTGTGCAGGAAGCACAGGAAACCTATAAAGATTTTGCTTCTTGGGGACGAGAAAACAATATCCCTGTAGGATTGATTCATTCTCGCTTCCTACCAGATGAACGCTCTCGTTACGAAGATGTCTGGACCCACCGTCTTGGAAAAGAAGGCATTACTCAGCGAACTATTTCCGGTGCAATCCTCATTGGAACTCAAGTATTGGAACAATCCTTGGATATTGATGCAGATTTTCTTGTCACGCGGCTTGCGCCTATGGATATGCTGCTGCAACGCATCGGTCGCTTATGGCGGCATAATATACTGAATAAAATCCGTCCTCAAGGAGCAGAACGTTCAGTCATTGTTATTGTTCCAGAGGTCAATGCACTACTCAAGTCACCTAAGATAGCTTTGGGGAAATCAGGAAATGTGTATGCTCCATATGTTCTGCTACGGACATATGAGATTCTCCAAAAAATTTCTACAATAATGCTGCCAGAAGATATCCGGATATTAATTGACAGAACATATGAGGAACGCACGGATAACGATGCAATGGGGCGGCTAAAACATGAAATGAACCAGCGGAAAGACATCTTGCATAGGCTGGCCATGAATACCACTTCTGAAAGCTCGCCAACACAAAATGACGATGTTGCTGAAACTCGTTTTGGATCGTTTCCTACCGTACAAATCATGCTTCTTCGTGCTTTGCGTGTTCTTCCTGAAGAGATGTCCCTCCTCACCCTTATTGACGGCAGTTCTGTTTTATTGCCCTCAAAGAAAAACATTTCCCATAAAGAACGTAAAAAAATAGTAAAAACGCTGATGAAAAAAACACTGATTACTGTACCGAAATACCAGGCTCCCGCGCCTATCAGGATGGAAGAACTGTCATGGATGTCCTCGTATCTCTATGTTTCAGATGAACCCGACGAAAGGATACGACTAGGTATTGTCACGGAATCCGGGACAATTATGTCAAAAGATAAGCAAAAAGCATCGAAAATATTTGATTTATCGTATCTAGAAGGGTTAGGATACATAGCAAAGAAAAATCTGATTGGAGAAGAAGGATGTTGA
- the casA gene encoding type I-E CRISPR-associated protein Cse1/CasA: protein MLNRFNLVREKWIPIAGGSRVSLMDIFTDPSIGHVGGTAVQKLAILKLLLAIAQTANIPCDEHDWEKLQPTGLATACKEYLEMHEECFWLYGTTPFLQFPRLHDLADKTDITSIGATYIPDLQSSNDTILFQSQTSRPQTDAEKAVFLVTLMNYALGGKRTAKKIPPLTKEYAGKGSTSKPGPSIGNYTGYLNSHLLGQSLWETIWVNLFTQEELNTIQNGWGNLEQPPWEKMPQGEDDEIARKYKTSYLATLCALSRFVLFTDEGGIIYAEGIQYPTIKEGWIDPFLSINSEQKTLYADVNKRPWRSLPALLGTAFNASGKEFFPCKQISSHIFRTQQVCPFVGIWSGGLQIRGQAGDFSIKQNDDFIESSVFIKSSCIETTWFAALNKEMMDLDKKSKILFAAVKAYYNEKNTRAHSEVAQYSFWSACEQHFPKLIEACDEDADPEDLHDIQEVFWKIVMDIYTMSCPAETANQIRRWARNEPKKPRPTFYLAKEDSNGK, encoded by the coding sequence ATGTTGAATCGATTCAATCTGGTGCGGGAAAAGTGGATTCCCATTGCAGGAGGCTCGCGAGTGTCTCTTATGGACATCTTCACCGACCCATCAATTGGGCATGTGGGTGGGACTGCTGTGCAAAAACTTGCCATCCTGAAGCTCCTGCTGGCCATAGCACAGACGGCAAACATACCGTGCGATGAGCATGACTGGGAAAAACTACAACCTACAGGTTTGGCGACCGCATGTAAAGAATACTTGGAAATGCATGAAGAATGCTTCTGGTTGTACGGAACAACACCCTTCTTGCAGTTTCCTCGTCTTCATGATTTAGCAGACAAAACAGATATCACCTCAATTGGAGCAACCTATATACCCGACTTACAGTCCTCCAATGATACAATCCTTTTTCAATCCCAAACTAGCAGACCCCAGACAGATGCAGAAAAAGCTGTTTTTCTTGTCACTCTCATGAACTATGCCCTGGGAGGAAAAAGAACAGCAAAGAAAATCCCGCCGCTTACAAAAGAGTATGCAGGCAAAGGCTCTACCTCCAAACCGGGTCCCAGTATCGGCAACTATACCGGATACCTTAACTCACATCTTTTGGGGCAATCTTTATGGGAAACCATCTGGGTGAATTTGTTCACTCAAGAAGAACTAAATACTATTCAGAATGGATGGGGAAACCTGGAACAACCGCCGTGGGAGAAAATGCCCCAAGGAGAAGATGACGAAATTGCCAGAAAATATAAGACAAGCTATCTGGCGACTTTATGTGCCTTGAGCAGATTTGTCCTATTCACTGACGAGGGAGGTATCATCTATGCAGAAGGGATCCAGTATCCAACGATAAAGGAAGGATGGATTGACCCTTTTCTCAGTATTAATTCAGAGCAAAAGACATTGTATGCAGATGTGAACAAACGGCCGTGGAGAAGTCTTCCTGCACTTTTGGGAACAGCCTTCAACGCTTCCGGAAAAGAATTTTTCCCCTGTAAGCAAATATCTTCCCACATATTCAGGACACAACAGGTTTGTCCTTTTGTCGGGATTTGGTCAGGAGGCTTGCAAATACGGGGGCAAGCAGGTGATTTTTCAATAAAACAAAATGATGATTTCATTGAATCATCTGTGTTCATCAAAAGTTCTTGCATCGAGACAACTTGGTTTGCTGCCTTGAATAAAGAAATGATGGATTTGGACAAAAAATCCAAAATACTTTTTGCAGCAGTCAAGGCATATTACAACGAAAAAAATACTCGTGCCCATTCAGAAGTTGCCCAATATAGTTTTTGGTCAGCATGCGAACAGCATTTCCCAAAACTTATTGAGGCATGCGATGAGGATGCTGATCCTGAAGACCTCCATGACATTCAAGAAGTTTTCTGGAAAATCGTTATGGATATCTATACCATGTCATGCCCCGCGGAAACAGCGAACCAAATTCGAAGATGGGCACGAAATGAACCAAAAAAACCTCGCCCAACATTTTATCTTGCAAAGGAGGACAGCAATGGGAAATGA